A region of the Chryseobacterium cucumeris genome:
GAAGTTTCTTGGTAATTTGGTGACAAAGTCAAGGAGTTTAGGTTTCGGATATGTCCGGACGGAACCGTCTTTTAAGGTGTAGGTTTGTACTTTTGGCAGTTCAACTTCTTTTGGTAACTCACTTACCTTCAGACTGTCAACCTCCTGTGAGTATACCAGTATTGAAACCGGTAAAAGTAGAAATCTCAGTTTTTTCATCGTGTAATTTTCGATTTATATATTCAGGTGTGTAAAGCCACAAATATAATTCCTTGTTGAATGTAGTGCAAAGCGGTTATCTAACTTTTAATATTTATTTAATTTTTTGAGAAATAAACGCAACTTCAATTCAAATATTGGATCAGAAAAATAATTCCATATATCCATGAAATATAGATAAAAGAATAGAAAAGTCCGAGTCCAAGGCTTTTTACTATTTTTCCTTTACATTTTCCTGAATTTTTAAAAACCAATCTGAGTGCTCTGAAAAATATCCAGTACAAAATGGCACCCAACAAGAATACGGCCGACCAAAAGAAAAGTCCGAAAAAATAAGAAAGAAAAACAAGTAGAATGGAAATTACAATCCAGGCAAGAAAGGAAAGAATAGCGCCTCCTATTCCATCTCCGGCATCAGGAATGTCTACCTCAAAACCATCAAACTTCGGTGTTTTATCAGCATACCTTTGTATTCTTTCTTTGTTTAAAATATTTCCGATATTATCTTTTAATTTTAACCCAGAATACAGTCCTCCAGTGATAAAGAGGAAAAATACTCCCGCCAGAACAGAAGTTGATAATATTGAATTCAAAAACAGTGAACGATGATCAGCTTTCCCTGAAAGCCACACGCTTAAAATCACTATTATGATAATTGACAATGTTGAAAAAAACAAATATTTTGTCTCAAGTAAGGATTTCTGTGGAAGGCTCATGGTTTAAAAGACGTGTAAAAACGCTTCGACTCCGCTCAGCGTGACACAATTACTATTTTTTAAATTTAATGATGTCATGCCGGACAGAGTCGAAGCCTATATTTTATGTAAAGATTATTTTAAATTGTTCAAAGCACTTTCCAGTTTTGGAAGCATTACCTTGATCTCATCTACAGCCAATCCTCCTACAGAAGCACGGAACCAAGGTTCTGATTTTTCTTCTCCGAAAGCTGAGAACGGTACCAAAGCCACTCCTGCTTCATTGATTAAGTAGAAAACAAGATCTGAAGAGTTTTCAATGACAGCTCCGTCAGGTTTTGTTTTTCCGATATAATCAAGTTTGATGGTAAGGTAAAGAGCACCCATTGGTTCGATGCTGTCAACAGCAAGTCCTTTTGCCTTTAAATCCTGAACTCCGTTGTGAAGTACTTTTAAGCTGTTTTCAAGTTTAGCTTTAAAGTCGTTAACAAAAACATCAACGTTCTCTGAGTTTTCATAGAATTTAGCCGTTGCTTCCTGCTCTGGTTTTGGAGCCCATGCTCCAACGTGAGTAAGAAGTGCCTTCATTTTATCAAGAATATGAGCAGGTCCGAATCCCCATCCTACACGTACTCCGGTTGCAGCAAGGCATTTTGAAATACCGTCAATATAGATGGTGTAGTCTTTCATTTCAGGGAAAAGAGAAACCGGATCTACGTGCTCAGCACCGAATGTAAGGCAAGAGTAGATCTGGTCATACATTAAGTATAACGGTTTCTGATCTTCACCTCTTTTTTTGTTTTCAGCAATAACCAGTTCACAGATTTCTGAAAGCTGTTCTTTTGTAAACATGGTTCCTGTAGGGTTCAATGGAGAACACAAAGCTAATAAAACGGCTCCATCTAAGTGAGGTCTTAAATCATCAGCAGTCGGAAGGAAATTGGTTTCAGGTTTTGTTTTCACTTCTACAGCATTGGCAGAAGTAAGATAAGCATAGTGATTGTTGTTCCATGATGGTGTAGGATACACTACTTTATCTCCTTCGTCTACAATGGTTTTGTACACCGCATAGATCAAAGGTCTTGATCCTGCCGTAATCAGAATATCGTTAGGAGAATAATCCAGGTTCCATCTTTTTTTAAGGTCTTTGGAAACTTCTTTTCTTAAAGATAAAAGTCCGTTGGCAGGCGGATAGTTCGTCAAATTATTCTGATATGCTTTCTGAATCTCTTCCTTCAGCAATGCCGGAATAGGATAAATGTTAGAATTCAGATCACCAATAGTAAGATTGGCAATTTCCGCTCCTTTTGCTTTTAGATCATTTACTTCGTTACCAATTTTTACAATTTCAGAACCGATCAGGTTCGCTGCTAATTTTGAAACTTTCACTTTTTCTTATTTTAAATTTATATTATCGTTCTCCATGAATCTTCTCATATTTTTGATTGATGGTATTTTTAAGAGTATTAATCCAGTTTCAAATCTGTTTTAACGGCTCCTATTTTGGCTTCCAATGATTTTAATTTGTCTCTGAAATCTGCTTCTGAAGTAATGGAATCCTTTACAGAAACATAAAATTTGATTTTTGGTTCTGTTCCTGAAGGTCTTACGCATACTTTTGTTCCATCCTGTGTATAATAGATCAAAACGTTAGACTTTGGAATATCATTCATTACTTTTTTCACGTTGGTAGAAACGGTAAGGCTGGTTTGTTCTTTGAAATCCTTTACTTCTTCTACCGGTGATCCTGCCAGTTCCTTCGGAGGATTTTCACGGAAGTTTTTCATCATATTCTGAATTTCTTCAGCTCCTTCTTTTCCTTTTCTAACGATATTGATTAATCCTTCATAATACATTCCAAGATCCTCATAGATCTCAATCATGTACTGATACATTGTTTTTCCGTTGGCTTTGCACCAAGCTGCAATTTCGCAGGCTAAAAGAATACTTCCGCAAGAGTCTTTATCACGAACGAAGTCACCGGTCATAAATCCGAAACTTTCCTCACCACCACATACAAATTTCTGAGTTCCTTCTGCTTCACGGATCATTTTTCCAATCCATTTGAATCCAGTAAGACCTACTTTGCATTCTACACCGAATTTCTGTGCAATATCAAAGAAGATATCGGAAGTTACGATGGTAGAACCAATGAACTCTTTTCCGGTAATTTTCCCTTGTTTTCTCCACTCATTCAGAATGTAATACGTAAGGATGGTATTGGTTTGGTTTCCGTTCAATAATTGCATTTCACTATCAAGATTTCTTACGGCGATTCCTAATCTGTCCCCATCCGGGTCTGTTCCGATCACGATATCTGCATTGGTAATTCTTGCCAGATCCATTGCCATTTCCAATGCTGCAGGCTCTTCCGGGTTTGGAGACTCTACTGTTGGGAAATTTCCGCTTGGGATCATCTGTTCTCTTACAAGATCTACTTTTTTGAAGCCTGCTTTTTCAAGGGCTTTGGGAACAGTTGTATAGGTTGTTCCATGGATAGAGGTGAAAACAATATTTAAATTTTCTTTTCCAACGTTCTGATACGTAGAGTTTTCAATACATGCATCGATATACACATCGTCCTGCTCCTCTCCGATCCATTCGATCAGATCATCATTTCCGTTGAATTTAATTTCTTCAAATTTCACAGAATACACTTCATTGATAATGGCTTCATCATTAGGCGGAACAATCTGTGCGCCGTCATTCCAGTATACTTTGTAACCGTTGTATTCTGGTGGGTTGTGAGAAGCCGTTAATACGATTCCTCCGTTACATTTTTTATCACGTACCGTGAAAGACAATTCAGGAGTCGGTCTGTGATCTTTGAAAAGTAAAACTTTAATTCCGTTGGCTGTTAAAACATCTGCTACCAGTTTTCCAAATTCTTTTGAGTTATTACGAACATCATAAGCGATAGCCACTTTAATCTCTTCTCCTTTGAACTGCTGAAGCATATAATTAGCCAATCCCTGAGTCGCTTGTCCTAATGTATATTTATTCAAGCGATTGGTTCCTACTCCCATTATCCCACGCATACCTCCTGTTCCGAATTCCAGTTCTCTGTAGAAAGAATCTTCCAGATCAGGGGAATTGCTGTCGATCAACGTCTGTACAGCATCTCTTGTTTCTTTATCGAAGGTATCACTTAACCAAAGTTTCGCTTTTTCTAGTGTATTCATATTTGTAATGTTGTTCTTTTATAATTTGTAAAGTTCCTAGTTTCTAGTTTAAATAATGCTGTTTTTTAATCCAGCTTTTTGTTTTCGACTTTCGTTGTTTTATCAATTTTAAACGCTCTGATGGGATCGTTATAATAGACAAATTTTGCTGTGTTCTGAATATGTCCTTTTAAAGAATCTTTTACATTTACTTCTGCATAATTACCGTTTTTAGAATCAATATTCAGATTGGTGATTTTCCAGTAAGGTGCAATTAAACTTGCTGTATCTGAAATCTTTATCACTGCATCTTTAGATAATCCCAAAAAGTTGGCGCGGCTTCTGTTATGCATTTCCACTTCTGCTCTTCTTGTGTTTACAGATCCCATGAAGCTTGCGTTATTTTTCATGTTAAGTCTGAAATTATCTGTTTTGATTTCGCTTGAAATATTCACTTCCACAGAATCTGAAACAGCTACTTTTTCAAGATTATATTTGGAATAAATCGTTACATTATAAAAATCGACTCCTTTTGTTCCTCTTTTTTCTTTAATGAAAAGGGTTTTATCTTTTACATCCACATCCAGATTGCTTGCTACATTAGGATAAGTTTCTATTTCTACAAAATTTTTCGGACCTCTGGCATAAAATACACGGAATTTACCTGCCAGATCAAGGTTAACGAATTCCGAAACATCCACATCTTTCTTTTCAATATTCCCTTTTGGAGAAACTTTTCCGCAGGAAACTACTGCCATCAGCATCAATGTGTATACAACTTTTTTCATATTTAATTTTAAATATTCTATATTATAATCGCAACGATCTTTACTGAAAATCTCTGAAAGCTTTTCTCAGGCCTCACGGGACTTTCAATATTATTTTGAACAAAAATAGGATTAAAATTTCTAAAAAACTTTGTCTTTTGACAATAAAATACCTGATAGTTTTCAATTTTTTGCTTTTCAGAAGAGCCTATTTCTTATTCTCAATTCTTTTTACTTTTTTATAAAACCATGTTTTAGGACTGCCAGCCATTGAAAATAAAAGAAGATAATTTTTACTTACACTGGAGATTTTCATTGTGGTTATATTTTCATCGTCATTATACTTCATTTTCAATAGATTATTTTCTATCTGATAAATTCCATTGTTTCCCATTGAACTGAAAGTTTTATCCTGATAAAAGGTCAGAACTCCTGTTCCATATCTGGAATTGTTTGTTTTATTTTTCAACGTATCCGTATTAGAAATTTCTCCATCATAAATATCAATAAACTCCCATGAACCGTAAAGTTTATTTGATGAACATGAGACTGCAAAAAGTAACAGAAAGTAAAAAAGAATAGATTTGAGTTTAAACATCCGGATTTAAAGTTTTTATAAAAATACAAAAAGCACTCTGGAATAGAGTGCTTTGTATGTATTGAAATTGGAATGATTATTTTTTGCGTAACCACCCCGTCAAAAATTCTTTGAATTTTCACCACCCCTCCAAAGGATGGGAATGGCCATACATCAACTAAAGGTTTACATTAACAGATTAGTTTTCAGTATATTTAATTGAACAATCACCTGAATTTATATCACTTCATCAATATTATAGTTCTTATGCTCACGGTTGGTTCTTATGATCATTTCTCCCAAGAATCCTGCAATAAAGAGAAGGGTTCCCATAATCATCATGGTTAATGCAATAAAGAACCAAGGGTTATTGGTAATCAAATGTCCGTAGATTCCTCTTGCCACATCAATCAGTTTAGAAATTCCTAGCCAAAGTGCTGAAAGAAAACCAACAATAAACATTAAAGTTCCCACTGCTCCGAAGAAATGCATTGGTCTTCCTCCGAAACGGCTTACAAACCAAAGGGTTATCAGATCCAGAAATCCTCTGATAAATCTTTCCGTTCCGAATTTTGAAGTTCCATAAGGTCTTGCCTGGTGCTGTACTTCTTTCTCGGTAATTCTTCTGAAACCTGCATTGGCAGCCAATACCGGAATATAACGGTGCATATCTCCGTACACATCAACCGATTTTACCACCTGTCTTTTATAAGCTTTCAAACCACAGTTGAAGTCATGAAGGTAAACTCCTGAAACTTTTCTCGCTGCCGCATTGAATAGTTTTGACGGAATATTTTTCGTCATTACATTATCAAAACGCTTCTTTTTCCAACCGGAAACAATATCATAATTATCATGAATCACCATATTGTACAGTTCCGGAATTTCTTCTGGGAAATCCTGTAAATCGGCATCCATTGTAATTACTACATCACCGTTTGTTCTTTCAAAAGCGGCATGAAGCGCCTGTGATTTTCCATAATTTCTGGAAAATTTAATAGCGTGGATCTGAGGATACTGAACTTTCATATTCTCAATAATACTCCACGACAAATCCGTACTTCCGTCGTCTACAAACCAGATTTCATAAGATAAATTACTGGTTGTACACACTTTATCAATTCTTGAAAAAAGTTCTTCCAGAGAGTCTTCTTCGTTCAGTAACGGAATAACTATAGATAAATTCATTTAATTTTAATAAAAATTAGGCTTGATTGGTTTCTTCGGGCTGATGTATTGTTCTTGTTCTGAAAAATGCTCCGAAAAACACCGACAAAACTACGTAAAATATAAGAATTGCTGCAAAATATCCTGAAAAATGACTTGCGGTAAGCATATCTTTTCCTTTAACTGCCTCAGGAGTGAAGCTTTGCAGTCTTTCCTTGTATTTCTGATCCAGTTCATCAATATCCTTCTGATGCTTCAGAATTTTTCTTGCTGAAGTATATTCTGTATCCAGTTCTGATTTTTGTCTTTGAACATATTGATAGTTCAAAAGGCTTTTAGCTGCAGGATCTACAAAAGTTAAAAAAGCATAAATACTAAAAATAGAAAGAATTCCTCCGATGAACATCGGAACGAATGCTCTTTTGAAAGCATCTTTAAATTTCACCACTCTATGGTTGTTCCAGTAAGATTTTACAGACCAGAAAGCAGCTCCGGCATATAAAAGAGGCAAAACAAAAGCATTGGCTTTCAAAGAGATATCAAAATAATTGATTCCTGAGAAAAAAGTATATACTACAAAAAAAACGATCATTGTAGCGATAAAAAGTATAATTCCTAGTGTTGATGGACTTTTTGTCATATTTAAATTTTTAAAAAAAGTTGAAAATTTTTCCCTCTAAATGTCAGGCGTTTAGCTTTACCACTGCATTTTTTCAACTAATTTTCTTTGATAAAGTTTTGAAGTTTATAAAATATTCCTACCTTTGCAACGGCAAGTCCTAAACAACCAGCTCCTGAGAATCCTCCAGGGTGGGAACGCAGCAAAGGTAATCGGTCGTAGCGGTGTGATTTAGGTAGCTTGCCATTTTTTTTTGATTTAAAGTAAGAAGAGAGGTAATTTGATAATTATCTTTTTTTGTTTTTAATACCTTACGCATCATTTTCATTTTTCTAATTTTCAGATTACCTCCGGTTTTGTTATCAATTAAAATTCGAACGTCTCTCCCAATTTTGGTAAAACAAGTTCTACATTTTTATCGGCGAAATGCTTTAGTGCACTTTCATGGTTGATTTCAATGGCAGGAAAAGTATCAAAGTGACATCCGATTACTTTCGGTGTTTTTAATAGCTCTGCTGCTGCAAAAGAAGCTTTTCTGGGGCACATCGTGTAGTGGCTTCCGATCGGAAGGATAGAAAGGTCGATGTTTCCGTATAATCTCGGGAACAGCTCCATATCAGCCATTACTCCTGTATCACCAGCCAGATAGATGTTCTTACCTTCAGGAAGTCTGAAGATATACCCTACAGGAACACCTCCATAGCTTCCATCCGGGAAAGAACTTGTATGGTGAGCCGGAACCATGGAAATTTTAAGATCGTCGATTTTTGCCGATCCTCCTAAGTTCACATCATCTTTATTTTTTGCCTGTTGAAAATAACCGCATACTTCAGGAACTCCAATGATGGTAGCTTCCGGATAGTGCTTCAATACTTCTGCTACATCAGCAATATGATCACCGTGCGCATGAGTTAATAGGATGTAGTCGATTTTTTGGGCAG
Encoded here:
- a CDS encoding pyridoxal phosphate-dependent aminotransferase, coding for MKVSKLAANLIGSEIVKIGNEVNDLKAKGAEIANLTIGDLNSNIYPIPALLKEEIQKAYQNNLTNYPPANGLLSLRKEVSKDLKKRWNLDYSPNDILITAGSRPLIYAVYKTIVDEGDKVVYPTPSWNNNHYAYLTSANAVEVKTKPETNFLPTADDLRPHLDGAVLLALCSPLNPTGTMFTKEQLSEICELVIAENKKRGEDQKPLYLMYDQIYSCLTFGAEHVDPVSLFPEMKDYTIYIDGISKCLAATGVRVGWGFGPAHILDKMKALLTHVGAWAPKPEQEATAKFYENSENVDVFVNDFKAKLENSLKVLHNGVQDLKAKGLAVDSIEPMGALYLTIKLDYIGKTKPDGAVIENSSDLVFYLINEAGVALVPFSAFGEEKSEPWFRASVGGLAVDEIKVMLPKLESALNNLK
- a CDS encoding phospho-sugar mutase, with protein sequence MNTLEKAKLWLSDTFDKETRDAVQTLIDSNSPDLEDSFYRELEFGTGGMRGIMGVGTNRLNKYTLGQATQGLANYMLQQFKGEEIKVAIAYDVRNNSKEFGKLVADVLTANGIKVLLFKDHRPTPELSFTVRDKKCNGGIVLTASHNPPEYNGYKVYWNDGAQIVPPNDEAIINEVYSVKFEEIKFNGNDDLIEWIGEEQDDVYIDACIENSTYQNVGKENLNIVFTSIHGTTYTTVPKALEKAGFKKVDLVREQMIPSGNFPTVESPNPEEPAALEMAMDLARITNADIVIGTDPDGDRLGIAVRNLDSEMQLLNGNQTNTILTYYILNEWRKQGKITGKEFIGSTIVTSDIFFDIAQKFGVECKVGLTGFKWIGKMIREAEGTQKFVCGGEESFGFMTGDFVRDKDSCGSILLACEIAAWCKANGKTMYQYMIEIYEDLGMYYEGLINIVRKGKEGAEEIQNMMKNFRENPPKELAGSPVEEVKDFKEQTSLTVSTNVKKVMNDIPKSNVLIYYTQDGTKVCVRPSGTEPKIKFYVSVKDSITSEADFRDKLKSLEAKIGAVKTDLKLD
- a CDS encoding GIN domain-containing protein, which produces MKKVVYTLMLMAVVSCGKVSPKGNIEKKDVDVSEFVNLDLAGKFRVFYARGPKNFVEIETYPNVASNLDVDVKDKTLFIKEKRGTKGVDFYNVTIYSKYNLEKVAVSDSVEVNISSEIKTDNFRLNMKNNASFMGSVNTRRAEVEMHNRSRANFLGLSKDAVIKISDTASLIAPYWKITNLNIDSKNGNYAEVNVKDSLKGHIQNTAKFVYYNDPIRAFKIDKTTKVENKKLD
- a CDS encoding glycosyltransferase family 2 protein, whose protein sequence is MNLSIVIPLLNEEDSLEELFSRIDKVCTTSNLSYEIWFVDDGSTDLSWSIIENMKVQYPQIHAIKFSRNYGKSQALHAAFERTNGDVVITMDADLQDFPEEIPELYNMVIHDNYDIVSGWKKKRFDNVMTKNIPSKLFNAAARKVSGVYLHDFNCGLKAYKRQVVKSVDVYGDMHRYIPVLAANAGFRRITEKEVQHQARPYGTSKFGTERFIRGFLDLITLWFVSRFGGRPMHFFGAVGTLMFIVGFLSALWLGISKLIDVARGIYGHLITNNPWFFIALTMMIMGTLLFIAGFLGEMIIRTNREHKNYNIDEVI
- a CDS encoding DUF4199 domain-containing protein encodes the protein MTKSPSTLGIILFIATMIVFFVVYTFFSGINYFDISLKANAFVLPLLYAGAAFWSVKSYWNNHRVVKFKDAFKRAFVPMFIGGILSIFSIYAFLTFVDPAAKSLLNYQYVQRQKSELDTEYTSARKILKHQKDIDELDQKYKERLQSFTPEAVKGKDMLTASHFSGYFAAILIFYVVLSVFFGAFFRTRTIHQPEETNQA
- a CDS encoding metal-dependent hydrolase — its product is MKIQFLGQNCFLFTYKDKTILSDPFYNYKKAESGFDIAAQKIDYILLTHAHGDHIADVAEVLKHYPEATIIGVPEVCGYFQQAKNKDDVNLGGSAKIDDLKISMVPAHHTSSFPDGSYGGVPVGYIFRLPEGKNIYLAGDTGVMADMELFPRLYGNIDLSILPIGSHYTMCPRKASFAAAELLKTPKVIGCHFDTFPAIEINHESALKHFADKNVELVLPKLGETFEF